The Desulfoscipio gibsoniae DSM 7213 genome contains a region encoding:
- a CDS encoding adenine nucleotide alpha hydrolase has product MKDSYLKWFKGKVKKAMTDYNMISDGDRVAVGLSGGKDSMALLHVLCLIRREVPVRYDLHAIFVNPGWPMDIDTLAGFCRQRDIPFTNKLTDIGEVVFNERKEKNPCALCANLRRGAINNTARDLGLNKLALGHHLDDAIETFLMSLIFTGQFRTFAPVTYMDRSGITLIRPMVYITGKTVETFVQRYNLPVVKSLCPVNGITKREEMKELVEMLSDRYPEFKTRFLTAFQTLDPSNLWPPMTGRDWRRGGAGEKN; this is encoded by the coding sequence TTGAAGGATTCCTATTTAAAATGGTTCAAGGGCAAAGTTAAAAAAGCCATGACTGATTATAATATGATTAGTGACGGGGATAGAGTGGCGGTTGGCTTGTCCGGGGGCAAGGATAGTATGGCACTGCTGCATGTGCTATGTTTGATACGCAGGGAGGTGCCTGTGCGCTACGACCTGCATGCAATATTCGTTAACCCCGGCTGGCCCATGGATATTGATACATTAGCCGGTTTTTGCCGGCAAAGGGATATACCTTTTACCAATAAGTTAACCGATATCGGCGAGGTGGTTTTTAATGAACGCAAGGAAAAGAATCCCTGTGCTTTGTGTGCCAACCTGCGCCGGGGGGCGATCAACAATACCGCCCGGGACTTGGGATTAAATAAGCTGGCTTTGGGTCACCATCTGGACGACGCTATCGAAACTTTTTTAATGAGTTTAATTTTCACCGGCCAGTTTAGAACATTTGCGCCTGTGACCTATATGGATCGCAGTGGTATCACCTTAATCCGTCCCATGGTTTATATTACTGGAAAAACCGTGGAAACCTTTGTGCAGCGCTATAATCTTCCTGTGGTGAAAAGTCTTTGTCCTGTAAATGGTATAACTAAACGGGAAGAAATGAAGGAGCTGGTAGAAATGCTAAGCGACCGTTACCCGGAATTTAAAACCCGGTTTTTAACGGCTTTTCAGACGCTGGATCCGAGCAATTTATGGCCGCCCATGACTGGCCGTGATTGGCGCCGTGGTGGTGCAGGGGAGAAAAATTAA
- a CDS encoding carbohydrate-binding protein: MSLLQSWNDMEKGVEVRPTFGNQINICYSGLLDKSGADQVYLHCGYRDPNNWQETITTNMDRTARGWEQNVPMKNHTMAFCFKDSANNWDNNSGHNWIARA, from the coding sequence GTGTCATTATTGCAAAGCTGGAACGACATGGAGAAGGGCGTTGAAGTAAGACCAACCTTTGGAAACCAAATCAATATTTGTTACTCCGGGTTGCTTGACAAGTCCGGTGCTGACCAGGTATACCTGCACTGCGGTTACCGCGATCCCAACAACTGGCAGGAAACAATTACCACTAATATGGATCGTACAGCTAGAGGGTGGGAGCAAAACGTGCCCATGAAAAACCATACCATGGCTTTTTGTTTTAAAGATAGTGCTAATAACTGGGATAATAATAGCGGTCATAACTGGATTGCCAGAGCCTAA
- a CDS encoding phage holin family protein encodes MNWLLTFLLNALAVVLADRLLANIHISGIVPALMAGAALGIVNTFLRPILMLLTFPLTLFSLGLFIFIINAITFTIASWLVPGFDVLSFGGAFWGALITGIISWLLNLLFQERK; translated from the coding sequence ATGAACTGGTTACTCACTTTTTTACTTAATGCGCTGGCCGTGGTACTGGCTGATCGTCTACTGGCAAATATCCACATTTCAGGTATCGTACCAGCGCTAATGGCCGGTGCGGCACTGGGTATTGTCAACACATTTTTGCGCCCGATACTCATGCTGCTGACCTTCCCATTGACATTATTTAGCCTGGGGCTATTTATTTTCATCATCAACGCTATTACCTTTACAATCGCCTCCTGGCTGGTACCCGGGTTTGATGTACTCAGTTTCGGCGGTGCCTTTTGGGGTGCATTAATCACAGGCATAATCAGCTGGCTGCTTAATTTGCTGTTTCAAGAAAGAAAGTAA
- a CDS encoding bifunctional nuclease family protein, translating to MIVKVKGIAYDMSGSPIILLTDSTEKRVLPIWVGLLEAHSIALAMEGIPQTRPLTHDITLTICQTLGASITGVEISDLKDNTYFAELYVSSGEDKYLIDVRPSDAIALALRAGIPINISQTLQGQMLDIQEILDEDAKKTLEELSDNLLDEYKKSLH from the coding sequence ATGATCGTTAAAGTAAAAGGAATTGCTTATGATATGTCGGGCAGCCCTATAATATTGCTGACCGATTCCACGGAAAAAAGGGTATTGCCGATCTGGGTCGGGCTTTTGGAGGCCCACTCCATTGCTTTGGCCATGGAAGGAATTCCCCAAACACGACCACTGACCCATGATATTACTCTAACCATCTGCCAAACCCTGGGTGCCAGTATTACCGGGGTGGAAATTTCCGATTTAAAGGACAACACTTACTTTGCCGAGTTGTATGTTTCATCCGGGGAAGATAAATATTTGATTGATGTTCGTCCAAGCGATGCTATTGCCCTGGCATTAAGGGCGGGAATACCTATTAATATTTCCCAAACGCTCCAAGGACAGATGCTGGATATCCAGGAAATTCTTGATGAGGATGCTAAAAAAACCCTTGAGGAGTTATCTGATAACCTGCTTGATGAGTATAAGAAGTCATTACATTAA
- a CDS encoding GAF domain-containing sensor histidine kinase: MPVINEQFNNSGLSPRELSLLLEISRVITSSLPYRNMFEVIHAYLKEIVNIDHDVLYIKEKGRLNVKVGLGINDKMLVTLGKGAGTNFLLKKIKATGRTWRSTQILDLEHIKKHPFYINVLSKMNILYTAGAPIREGQQILGSIHWGRGEDAGDFSNRDIQLLEIVANLLAPTIKNIRIRQASWQIGGVVGSDNGRIGDSPKTANGSDCQDPKMEALGSVSTVMAKELRHPLSNLKMSFYSLARNFTSGVMAQQDLEQMDRSIKNMDKTISFLLNLSHDLHLKKEWLDVNDLLDEVLETLGPIMDPDVVVVKDYAPSLKLYLDREKMHAVFGNIMENALDAMPGGGRLRIITTEGQGRSFIIVEDSGLGLAKEIQHAIFEPFVSAKANGVGLGLTVCKKVVESHGGKIMLRSNGKGTAVCIDMPLSQPGSDVI; the protein is encoded by the coding sequence TTGCCTGTAATTAATGAACAATTTAATAACAGCGGGCTTTCGCCCCGGGAACTATCCTTGCTTTTAGAGATTAGCAGGGTTATTACATCAAGTCTGCCTTATCGAAATATGTTTGAAGTGATCCATGCTTATTTGAAGGAAATTGTAAATATAGATCATGACGTGTTATACATCAAAGAAAAGGGCAGGCTGAATGTGAAAGTGGGGTTGGGCATCAACGATAAAATGCTCGTTACCCTGGGTAAAGGGGCGGGTACAAACTTTTTGCTAAAAAAAATTAAAGCTACCGGTAGAACTTGGCGATCTACGCAAATCCTAGACTTAGAGCACATTAAAAAACACCCTTTTTATATTAATGTGCTTTCCAAAATGAATATTTTATACACAGCTGGAGCTCCTATCCGTGAGGGACAGCAAATTCTGGGCAGTATTCATTGGGGACGCGGGGAAGACGCCGGTGATTTTAGCAACAGAGATATACAGCTGCTGGAGATAGTCGCTAATTTACTTGCCCCTACAATTAAAAACATTAGAATAAGACAGGCCAGCTGGCAGATTGGAGGAGTAGTCGGGTCAGATAACGGGCGGATTGGTGATAGTCCCAAAACGGCCAATGGAAGCGACTGCCAGGATCCAAAGATGGAGGCACTGGGATCAGTGTCAACTGTAATGGCTAAAGAATTACGCCACCCCCTTTCCAATCTCAAAATGTCTTTTTACTCTCTGGCCAGAAATTTTACTTCCGGGGTAATGGCCCAGCAGGATTTAGAGCAAATGGACCGGTCAATTAAAAATATGGACAAAACCATCAGTTTTTTACTTAACCTCTCCCATGATCTTCATCTTAAGAAGGAATGGTTGGACGTGAACGATCTGTTGGACGAGGTTTTGGAAACGCTGGGTCCGATTATGGACCCGGATGTGGTAGTGGTAAAGGATTATGCCCCTTCTCTGAAACTATATTTGGATCGGGAGAAAATGCACGCTGTTTTTGGTAATATTATGGAAAACGCTCTGGATGCCATGCCGGGTGGCGGCCGCCTGCGCATTATTACCACTGAAGGTCAGGGAAGAAGTTTTATTATAGTTGAGGATAGTGGTTTAGGTTTGGCCAAGGAAATACAGCATGCTATATTTGAGCCCTTTGTCAGCGCTAAAGCAAACGGTGTGGGTTTGGGATTAACTGTTTGTAAAAAAGTGGTTGAATCCCACGGGGGAAAAATAATGTTGCGCAGTAACGGCAAAGGTACGGCAGTATGCATTGATATGCCATTAAGCCAGCCAGGGTCAGACGTGATTTAG
- the pheA gene encoding prephenate dehydratase, which yields MRTMGYLGPYGTFSHTAALNYCDRHGYTPVCCASLRSVVQQVASGDLTCGIVPVENSLGGSVGETLDLLTVIGGIHVTGELKLPVRQHLLARPGTDLAVIKKVYSHPQALAQCRCFLEQRLPGTPVEETTSTAAAALKVAESTAIALAAVGSQSAAATYGLQIMHADIQDNVDNTTRFFVLAGEEVSFSGPAKTSLVLALQDCPGALYRILRPLAQREINMTRIESRPSGGKLGEYIFFIDFKGHTDCPEVSNAIEELRRNSLWLKLLGCYPDYAGESRHSHREKVHLADLPGLRGEIDQVDADILHLLARRQQLVEQIAAFKSKDAVVDSQREKEVMHRVKQMACQSGIDPDIVEGIYRQVFKGAVRRQVELLNSLPQRAYAGQ from the coding sequence ATGCGTACCATGGGTTACTTGGGGCCTTACGGCACCTTTTCACATACCGCTGCATTAAATTACTGCGATAGGCACGGTTATACCCCTGTATGTTGCGCAAGCTTGCGGTCGGTTGTCCAACAGGTGGCATCCGGGGATTTAACCTGCGGCATTGTGCCGGTGGAAAATTCCCTGGGCGGTTCGGTGGGGGAGACACTGGACTTGTTAACTGTTATCGGGGGTATACACGTAACAGGTGAATTAAAGCTGCCGGTAAGGCAGCACCTGCTGGCCCGACCCGGGACGGATTTGGCGGTTATAAAGAAAGTATATTCCCATCCCCAGGCCCTGGCCCAGTGCCGTTGTTTTCTGGAACAAAGGCTGCCGGGGACGCCCGTAGAGGAAACAACCAGCACTGCGGCTGCCGCCCTTAAGGTAGCTGAGAGTACTGCTATAGCGCTGGCGGCGGTGGGTTCCCAAAGCGCGGCTGCCACCTATGGGCTGCAAATAATGCATGCTGATATACAGGATAATGTCGACAACACAACCAGGTTTTTTGTGCTGGCAGGGGAAGAGGTTTCCTTCAGCGGACCGGCTAAAACATCACTGGTGCTGGCCCTGCAGGATTGTCCCGGTGCACTGTACCGCATCTTAAGGCCGCTGGCTCAGCGGGAAATAAATATGACGCGCATAGAATCAAGACCGTCCGGTGGTAAACTGGGTGAGTATATATTTTTTATCGATTTTAAGGGGCATACTGATTGCCCTGAAGTGAGTAATGCCATTGAAGAGTTGAGAAGAAATAGCTTATGGCTCAAATTATTAGGCTGCTACCCTGACTATGCCGGAGAATCCCGGCATAGTCACCGGGAAAAGGTGCATTTAGCTGATTTGCCCGGACTGCGTGGAGAAATTGATCAAGTAGATGCTGATATACTGCATCTATTGGCCAGGCGCCAGCAGCTGGTTGAACAGATAGCTGCTTTTAAAAGCAAAGATGCAGTGGTGGACAGCCAGCGGGAAAAGGAGGTTATGCACCGGGTAAAACAAATGGCCTGTCAGAGTGGCATCGACCCCGACATAGTGGAAGGAATATACAGGCAAGTATTTAAGGGAGCGGTACGCAGGCAGGTGGAATTACTTAACTCACTCCCCCAAAGAGCCTACGCCGGCCAATAG
- the aroF gene encoding 3-deoxy-7-phosphoheptulonate synthase, translating to MVIVMKLNSSAEQISALVSRLKNNGFQTHLIKGVKRIVIGAVGDRQPVNMAALESMPGVEKVLRIMKPYKLVCREVQGEDTVLRVGGVNIGGNKLTVIAGPCAVESREQLLAAARAVRLSGANVLRGGAYKPRTSPYSFQGLEEEGLCLLAEVGAETGLATVTEVVDEESLAIAARYVDILQIGARNMQNFRLLRLAGQIRKPILLKRGLSATVEEWLMAAEYIVSEGNGEVILCERGIRTFEDSTRNTLDLSAVALAKQLTHLPVIVDPSHATGKRELVAAMSRAAVAAGADGLIIEVHPDPAVALCDGPQSLDPGEFDGLMAGLRPLAEAVGRELQYSPVQ from the coding sequence ATGGTCATAGTTATGAAGCTTAACAGTAGTGCGGAACAAATTTCTGCCCTGGTCAGCCGGTTAAAGAACAATGGTTTTCAAACCCACCTCATTAAGGGTGTTAAGCGTATAGTTATTGGAGCCGTGGGTGACAGGCAGCCTGTCAACATGGCTGCATTGGAATCCATGCCCGGGGTGGAAAAGGTGCTGCGCATCATGAAACCTTATAAATTGGTTTGCCGGGAAGTGCAAGGGGAAGATACAGTGTTGAGGGTTGGCGGTGTCAATATCGGTGGAAATAAATTAACTGTTATTGCCGGTCCCTGTGCTGTGGAAAGCAGGGAGCAATTGCTGGCTGCTGCCCGAGCGGTGCGCCTGTCCGGGGCCAATGTACTACGGGGCGGTGCTTATAAACCCAGAACATCCCCGTATAGTTTCCAGGGTCTTGAGGAGGAGGGGCTGTGTCTGCTGGCGGAAGTGGGTGCCGAGACCGGGTTGGCTACCGTTACTGAAGTAGTGGATGAGGAAAGCCTGGCCATTGCCGCCCGGTATGTTGATATATTACAAATTGGGGCCAGAAATATGCAGAATTTCCGGCTGCTTCGCCTGGCCGGCCAAATTAGAAAGCCTATTTTATTGAAGAGAGGCCTTTCAGCCACGGTAGAGGAATGGCTGATGGCAGCCGAGTATATAGTGTCGGAAGGCAACGGTGAAGTGATATTGTGTGAGCGAGGTATACGCACCTTTGAAGACAGCACTCGCAATACATTGGATTTGAGTGCGGTGGCCCTGGCTAAACAGCTGACGCACCTGCCGGTAATTGTTGATCCCAGCCATGCCACCGGCAAGCGGGAATTAGTGGCGGCCATGTCCAGGGCTGCGGTTGCGGCGGGGGCTGATGGGTTGATTATAGAAGTGCATCCTGATCCTGCGGTGGCATTATGTGATGGCCCCCAGTCCCTCGACCCGGGAGAGTTCGACGGTCTGATGGCCGGTCTTCGGCCTCTGGCTGAGGCCGTGGGGCGCGAGTTGCAGTATAGCCCGGTACAATAA
- a CDS encoding acetate--CoA ligase family protein: protein MGHHILLDSFVNPQSIAVIGVSSRTGPGTFNVLERMLASGYQGVIYPVNPRGGSILGLKVYKSVKDIDGHVDLAVIATPRTAVPGVVKQCTEMGIKAVVIITQGFSDAHDEAGMLMHQEIVNTIRGTKTRVVGPNTIGIVNTFANVDTSFVSFNTRTSPVGIVCQSGILLNASQDFAGGLGIGIDIGNTCDIGFTECMEYLADHDQIQVINLHMEGLRDGRRFLAAAREVTPRKPVLVLKTGSSEEGARAASSHSGSLAGEDAVFSAAFAQSGIIRVEDSTRLAELNQTFITYRQMKGKRIAFMTISGGAGIMAVDACSKNGLKAARLSDQTITALAGIFPDWMKVGNPADIWPAGMAKGYGKITALALDKILADDNVDAVLCATTGYLDPANDPLNTIDVINDIAARYPDKPTAVWVFGPHKQQYAKKFRDAKVAVAYNSPESALYCLAKLYQYHSTIKEQQYELYQAPQDTNHAGAAAIIAAGMGNHITALNEQALDVVEAYGIPVVRRGLAQTPEQALQLAEDLGYPVALKIASSDITHKSDAGGVILNIKSGYELVKAYDKIMQNALAHRPDARINGVLVQSQITRGTEVILGGRQDPQFGPVLVYGLGGIYTELVRDVTFRIAPVTRDEALEMIKETQSYKILSGARGQEPGDIEGLVDCIVRMGALLCDLPEITEVDINPLLVKPSGCLALDARLIPAYRE, encoded by the coding sequence ATGGGACATCATATTTTACTGGATTCCTTTGTTAACCCGCAGTCAATAGCTGTGATCGGGGTTTCTTCACGCACCGGACCGGGCACCTTTAACGTGCTGGAACGAATGCTGGCCAGCGGCTATCAGGGTGTCATTTACCCGGTTAATCCCCGGGGCGGCAGCATACTGGGCCTTAAGGTCTACAAATCAGTAAAGGATATTGACGGGCATGTGGACCTGGCTGTCATTGCCACCCCGCGCACCGCTGTGCCCGGAGTAGTTAAGCAATGTACGGAAATGGGCATTAAGGCAGTTGTTATTATCACCCAGGGTTTCTCGGATGCCCATGACGAGGCAGGCATGTTGATGCACCAAGAAATAGTCAACACTATCCGTGGTACTAAAACCAGGGTAGTGGGACCGAACACTATAGGTATCGTCAATACTTTTGCTAACGTTGATACTTCCTTTGTGTCGTTTAACACTCGCACCAGCCCGGTGGGAATAGTCTGTCAATCGGGTATTTTACTTAACGCATCACAGGATTTCGCCGGTGGTTTAGGCATTGGTATCGATATCGGCAATACTTGCGACATTGGTTTTACCGAGTGTATGGAATACCTGGCGGACCATGATCAAATCCAGGTAATCAATTTGCATATGGAGGGATTGCGTGACGGGCGCCGGTTCCTTGCAGCTGCACGCGAGGTCACACCCCGAAAACCTGTACTGGTTCTAAAAACAGGCAGCAGCGAGGAGGGTGCCCGCGCAGCCAGTTCCCACAGCGGCTCGCTGGCAGGTGAAGATGCTGTGTTTTCAGCAGCCTTTGCCCAGAGCGGCATTATCAGGGTTGAAGATTCCACCCGGCTGGCTGAGTTAAACCAAACTTTTATCACCTACCGGCAAATGAAAGGTAAGCGTATTGCTTTTATGACTATTAGTGGCGGTGCGGGTATTATGGCCGTGGACGCCTGCAGCAAAAACGGGCTTAAAGCCGCCCGCTTATCCGACCAAACCATTACGGCACTGGCCGGTATATTCCCGGACTGGATGAAGGTAGGTAACCCTGCGGATATATGGCCCGCGGGCATGGCTAAGGGATACGGAAAAATTACCGCTCTTGCCCTTGATAAAATTCTGGCTGACGATAATGTGGACGCAGTGCTGTGCGCCACCACGGGCTACCTGGACCCGGCTAATGACCCGCTTAATACCATCGATGTAATTAATGACATTGCCGCCCGTTACCCGGATAAACCCACTGCTGTATGGGTATTCGGTCCACATAAGCAGCAGTACGCGAAAAAATTCCGGGACGCCAAGGTGGCGGTAGCCTACAACTCCCCCGAAAGCGCACTGTACTGCCTGGCCAAGCTATACCAGTACCACAGTACCATCAAGGAGCAACAATACGAACTCTACCAGGCACCGCAGGATACCAACCATGCCGGTGCGGCTGCCATAATTGCCGCAGGGATGGGCAACCATATTACTGCTTTAAACGAGCAGGCACTGGACGTTGTGGAAGCGTACGGCATACCCGTTGTCAGACGGGGTCTGGCCCAAACCCCGGAACAAGCGCTGCAGCTGGCTGAAGATTTAGGTTATCCCGTTGCCTTGAAAATAGCATCTTCCGATATTACCCATAAATCCGATGCAGGGGGAGTAATATTAAATATCAAATCCGGATATGAATTAGTTAAAGCTTACGATAAAATAATGCAAAACGCGCTGGCTCACCGGCCCGATGCCCGTATTAATGGAGTACTGGTGCAATCCCAAATTACCCGGGGAACCGAGGTAATCCTGGGTGGTCGCCAGGATCCCCAGTTCGGCCCCGTACTTGTTTACGGCCTGGGCGGGATATATACTGAACTGGTTCGGGATGTCACCTTCCGGATAGCCCCGGTAACCCGGGACGAAGCACTGGAGATGATTAAAGAGACCCAATCGTATAAGATTCTTTCGGGTGCCCGCGGCCAGGAGCCCGGGGATATTGAAGGGCTAGTGGATTGTATCGTCCGTATGGGCGCACTGCTTTGTGACCTACCGGAGATTACCGAGGTGGATATTAACCCATTACTGGTAAAACCAAGCGGTTGCCTGGCTCTGGACGCCAGGCTAATACCCGCTTACCGGGAATAA
- a CDS encoding tetratricopeptide repeat protein — MLPKLEVREPPPRFLPQEYKDMQGCDGMERNIAKHVLADVFMVTHNAKGRLETKAIYELLKRSYRSRQMEWHEECLQSAWEQYQYWLKSGNSSKIPARQQPGSRLRKKDAGYSYPIRLEKRGRNEWEFAWPSEMLNLMAKFDLGCERMENDDYKNAKRIFNSIIKACPYFIEAYLQLAVMEWNSGNLLQADGHYSQALEIGRSVLPANFRGKLPWEWEDNQPFLSTIYGLAMVKLRRGDTQSAKELLNWLIKLEPGDCFNARSILEDIKRGKMTWDD, encoded by the coding sequence TTGCTTCCAAAATTGGAAGTAAGAGAACCGCCCCCCCGCTTCCTTCCGCAAGAATACAAGGATATGCAAGGATGTGATGGCATGGAAAGAAATATAGCCAAACACGTGCTGGCAGATGTTTTTATGGTTACCCACAATGCCAAAGGAAGGCTGGAAACCAAAGCTATTTATGAGTTATTAAAACGGTCCTATCGTTCCAGGCAGATGGAGTGGCATGAAGAATGCCTGCAATCAGCCTGGGAACAATACCAGTACTGGCTCAAGTCCGGTAATTCATCTAAAATACCAGCTCGGCAGCAGCCGGGAAGCCGCCTGCGCAAAAAAGATGCAGGGTATTCTTACCCCATAAGGCTGGAAAAAAGGGGACGCAATGAATGGGAATTTGCCTGGCCCAGTGAAATGCTTAACTTGATGGCCAAATTTGACCTGGGCTGTGAACGCATGGAAAATGATGATTATAAGAATGCCAAGCGTATCTTTAATAGTATTATTAAAGCATGTCCTTATTTCATAGAAGCATATCTTCAACTGGCAGTGATGGAGTGGAACTCTGGGAACCTGCTTCAGGCCGACGGTCATTATAGCCAGGCTTTGGAAATTGGCCGTTCAGTACTGCCAGCCAATTTTCGGGGCAAATTACCCTGGGAGTGGGAAGATAACCAACCCTTCCTGAGCACCATATACGGCCTGGCGATGGTGAAGCTGCGCAGGGGCGATACGCAAAGCGCCAAAGAATTACTAAACTGGTTAATTAAACTGGAACCCGGCGATTGTTTCAATGCGCGTTCTATCCTTGAAGATATTAAGAGAGGAAAGATGACCTGGGATGACTAA
- a CDS encoding DUF3786 domain-containing protein — translation MTKPRPYMLGGKETGHYQSAFNKALLIFKELDPEEMAARSGAAYDPRTCLFTLPSFGQNITIQYPRGLVTFTSSELPLLGWRLVVLNYLVRSDGISMDNRLISYRELENGTVFYNAFQRESILTLGQWVQDKSPCILAQAMIRLGAAVTSKDADLAATLLALPRFPITIKIWFPDDELPGSANILFDSSANHYLHTEDIAVLGDYASAFLINEYQVLTGRPCRPITL, via the coding sequence ATGACTAAACCACGGCCGTATATGTTAGGCGGCAAGGAAACCGGTCACTACCAGTCCGCTTTTAATAAAGCTTTGCTTATTTTTAAAGAGCTTGACCCGGAAGAAATGGCCGCTCGCAGCGGGGCTGCTTACGATCCCCGAACATGCCTTTTTACTTTGCCAAGCTTCGGCCAGAACATCACCATACAATACCCCCGGGGTCTGGTTACTTTTACTTCTTCCGAGCTACCTTTGCTGGGCTGGCGGCTGGTTGTTTTAAACTACCTGGTAAGATCCGACGGTATTTCAATGGATAATCGTCTGATATCCTACCGGGAACTGGAAAACGGAACGGTGTTTTACAACGCTTTTCAAAGGGAAAGCATTCTCACCCTGGGCCAGTGGGTACAGGACAAATCACCATGTATTCTGGCTCAAGCCATGATACGCCTGGGTGCTGCTGTTACCAGCAAAGATGCCGATTTAGCTGCGACCTTACTTGCACTGCCCAGGTTTCCCATCACCATAAAAATATGGTTTCCAGACGATGAATTACCGGGATCGGCGAATATTTTATTCGACTCCAGTGCCAATCATTATCTACATACCGAGGATATTGCCGTACTGGGTGATTACGCCAGCGCTTTTTTAATTAATGAGTATCAGGTTTTAACCGGACGCCCCTGTCGTCCCATCACATTATAA
- a CDS encoding alpha/beta hydrolase produces MLPGHNWKSIKFNNSPGHNLNGLLLTPGTTKGPVVIVCHGFTGSKEGGGMALAMGEELGQRGYSVLLFDFSGNGESEGLFEQITLSGQIDDLKCAVDWCISASLDPVYTTGRSFGGTTVICHAASDLRVAGVCTWAAPARLKELFTEFADGPVDEKGELYALAGEDGVTYLRKTFFDDLAGYDVQALAGQIAPRPLLIIQGEKDEVVDPADASLIYHGAGQPKELLYIPGADHRFSRHRQVVWNTFFAWLENNQQRHI; encoded by the coding sequence ATGCTGCCAGGTCATAACTGGAAAAGCATAAAATTTAACAATTCCCCGGGCCATAACCTGAACGGCCTTTTGCTTACCCCGGGCACAACTAAAGGACCGGTGGTAATAGTCTGTCATGGCTTCACCGGCAGCAAGGAAGGCGGCGGCATGGCCTTGGCCATGGGCGAAGAGTTGGGCCAAAGGGGATACAGCGTATTGCTTTTTGATTTCAGCGGTAATGGAGAAAGCGAAGGGCTGTTTGAACAAATTACTCTCTCAGGCCAGATCGACGACTTGAAATGCGCAGTAGATTGGTGTATCTCTGCAAGCCTGGACCCGGTATACACTACGGGGCGCAGTTTTGGAGGCACCACGGTGATTTGTCACGCAGCCAGCGATTTACGGGTGGCAGGTGTATGCACCTGGGCGGCACCGGCCCGGCTAAAGGAGCTGTTTACCGAATTTGCCGATGGACCGGTGGATGAAAAGGGCGAACTGTACGCCCTGGCGGGAGAGGATGGGGTTACTTACCTGCGCAAAACATTTTTTGACGACCTGGCCGGTTACGATGTGCAGGCATTAGCAGGTCAAATAGCACCACGACCTTTATTAATCATACAGGGGGAAAAGGACGAAGTAGTTGATCCGGCTGACGCCAGTCTTATTTACCATGGGGCCGGGCAACCAAAGGAATTGTTATATATACCCGGTGCAGACCACCGGTTTTCCCGTCATCGCCAAGTGGTATGGAATACATTCTTTGCCTGGTTGGAAAATAATCAACAAAGGCATATTTAA